A stretch of the Chanos chanos chromosome 1, fChaCha1.1, whole genome shotgun sequence genome encodes the following:
- the jph3b gene encoding junctophilin-3 isoform X2 yields MSTGGRFNFDDGGSYCGGWEEGKAHGHGICTGPKGQGEYAGSWSHGFEVLGVYTWPSGNTYQGTWAQGKRHGIGVENKGKWVYKGEWTHGFKGRYGVRESTGTSGKYEGTWNNGLQDGYGTETYSDGGTYQGQWVGGMRHGYGVRQSVPYGMAAVIRSPLRTSINSLRSEHSNGTALLGGSLGERAGVGVVGGGVGGVGGVGSSPAVSRGGFVLTAHSEAELLKGKKKGLFRRSLLSGLKLRKSESKSSLASQRSKQSSFRSEAGMSTVSSAASDINSTISLGEGESELAPGEDDVDATTTESYAGEWKNDKRTGCGVSRRSDGLHYQGEWLGNRRHGYGCTTFPDGTKEEGKYKQNVLVSGKRKNLIPLRASKIREKVDRAVEAAEKAADIAKQKAEIALSRTAHARGKAEAAAAAAQKAQEECRLARITAKEFSPSFQHRGNGVECQRPKHQNSSENDLEVISSGTPESPELYMKGTTPPDLTPDLSPVPSRPSTPPHSPVPSKPAPRTKSTRFKRQSAVDDERGGGAEIQVLTEGRGGGGEGGGGRYLRANSWSEDKCSTRGGGGSSSRGGTRTNGHKHASSNHKSREHSSSNHKPSARERWADCHSASWTSQRAPGDSLAHSRLLEQDEEKLSNYEMEMRPLQPMDSNSHKPRGAAEDRHSHSEVHPHTVQRQRGKNRERERDHGARASGGHSREGAALDSVQKLDSVRVGGDALEARPLRRDLTLSPPQKSSPIALEHDDENLTQLKANSGSSSILVVMVILLNIGVAILFIHFFI; encoded by the exons ATGTCCACTGGGGGCAGGTTCAACTTTGATGATGGGGGGTCATATTGTGGAGGGTGGGAGGAGGGCAAGGCCCATGGCCATGGTATCTGCACGGGACCCAAGGGCCAGGGAGAGTACGCCGGCTCCTGGAGCCACGGGTTTGAGGTACTGGGCGTCTATACCTGGCCCAGCGGCAACACCTACCAAGGCACCTGGGCGCAAGGCAAGCGCCATGGGATTGGGGTGGAGAACAAGGGAAAGTGGGTGTATAAGGGCGAGTGGACACACGGATTTAAGGGACGATACGGCGTCCGTGAGAGCACGGGCACTAGCGGCAAATACGAGGGCACGTGGAACAACGGCCTGCAGGACGGCTACGGCACGGAGACCTATTCAGACGGAG GCACATACCAGGGTCAATGGGTCGGCGGAATGCGCCACGGCTATGGCGTGCGGCAGAGCGTTCCGTATGGAATGGCGGCCGTCATCCGCTCGCCGTTACGCACCTCCATAAACTCGTTACGTTCTGAACACAGCAATGGCACCGCGCTGCTGGGCGGCAGTCTGGGTGAGCGGGCAGGCGTTGGCGTAGTCGGCGGCGGAGTGGGCGGAGTTGGTGGGGTGGGCAGCAGCCCTGCGGTATCTCGCGGCGGCTTTGTGCTGACGGCGCACAGCGAGGCCGAGCTGCTCAAAGGCAAGAAGAAAGGTCTGTTCCGCCGCTCGCTTCTCAGCGGCCTGAAACTGCGTAAGTCGGAGTCCAAGAGCTCTCTGGCCAGCCAGCGCAGCAAACAGAGCTCGTTCCGCAGCGAGGCGGGGATGAGCACCGTCAGCTCGGCCGCATCTGACATCAACTCCACCATCAGCCTGGGGGAGGGCGAGAGCGAGCTAGCGCCAGGGGAGGACGACGTAGACGCCACTACAACCGAGAGCTATGCCGGCGAGTGGAAAAACGACAAACGCACGGGCTGCGGCGTGAGCCGGCGCTCCGATGGCCTTCACTACCAGGGAGAGTGGCTGGGCAACCGTCGTCACGGCTATGGCTGCACCACCTTCCCCGACGGCACCAAGGAAGAAGGAAAGTATAAACAGAACGTGTTGGTGAGCGGCAAACGCAAGAACCTCATCCCATTACGCGCCAGCAAGATTCGTGAGAAGGTGGACCGTGCGGTGGAGGCCGCGGAAAAGGCGGCTGACATTGCCAAACAGAAGGCTGAGATTGCCTTGTCCAG GACAGCCCATGCGCGTGGCAAGGCGGAGGCGGCTGCAGCAGCAGCGCAGAAAGCCCAGGAGGAGTGCCGTTTGGCCAGGATCACCGCCAAAGAATTCTCCCCCTCCTTCCAACACCGTGGCAATG GGGTGGAATGTCAGAGGCCAAAGCACCAGAATTCCAGCGAGAACGACCTGGAGGTCATCTCAAGCGGAACGCCTGAAAGTCCTGAGCTCTACATGAAGGGCACCACACCACCTGacctgacccctgacctcagTCCGGTACCCAGCAGGCCCTCCACTCCTCCCCACAGCCCCGTCCCATCCAAACCCGCGCCTCGCACCAAGAGCACCCGCTTCAAGCGCCAGAGCGCCGTTGACGACGAGCGTGGTGGCGGCGCTGAGATCCAGGTGTTGACGGAGGGCaggggtggaggaggtgagggtggaggagggaggTACCTGAGGGCCAACAGCTGGAGCGAGGACAAGTGCTCCACGCGTGGCGGGGGCGGGAGCAGCAGCCGTGGGGGCA CCCGAACCAACGGACACAAGCACGCCTCCTCCAATCACAAGTCTCGGGAGCACAGCTCGTCCAATCACAAGCCTTCGGCGAGGGAGAGGTGGGCCGACTGTCACTCCGCCTCCTGGACGTCACAGCGGGCGCCGGGCGACAGCCTGGCTCATTCTCGCCTGCTCGAGCAGGACGAGGAGAAACTGAGCAATTACGAAATGGAAATGAGGCCGCTTCAGCCCATGGACTCCAATTCCCACAAGCCCCGGGGGGCAGCTGAGGACCGTCACAGCCACAGCGAAGTCCATCCTCACACAGTGCAGAGACAGCGGGGTAAAAATCGGGAGCGGGAGCGGGATCACGGAGCTCGGGCCTCAGGGGGGCACAGTAGAGAGGGGGCAGCCTTGGACTCAGTACAGAAGCTGGACAGTGTACGTGTGGGGGGGGACGCACTTGAGGCCCGGCCGTTGCGCAGGGACCTGACACTCTCACCCCCCCAGAAATCCTCACCCATTGCACTAGAACACGATGACGAGAATCTGACCCAGCTCAAGGCAAACTCG
- the jph3b gene encoding junctophilin-3 isoform X1, translating to MSTGGRFNFDDGGSYCGGWEEGKAHGHGICTGPKGQGEYAGSWSHGFEVLGVYTWPSGNTYQGTWAQGKRHGIGVENKGKWVYKGEWTHGFKGRYGVRESTGTSGKYEGTWNNGLQDGYGTETYSDGGTYQGQWVGGMRHGYGVRQSVPYGMAAVIRSPLRTSINSLRSEHSNGTALLGGSLGERAGVGVVGGGVGGVGGVGSSPAVSRGGFVLTAHSEAELLKGKKKGLFRRSLLSGLKLRKSESKSSLASQRSKQSSFRSEAGMSTVSSAASDINSTISLGEGESELAPGEDDVDATTTESYAGEWKNDKRTGCGVSRRSDGLHYQGEWLGNRRHGYGCTTFPDGTKEEGKYKQNVLVSGKRKNLIPLRASKIREKVDRAVEAAEKAADIAKQKAEIALSRTAHARGKAEAAAAAAQKAQEECRLARITAKEFSPSFQHRGNGVECQRPKHQNSSENDLEVISSGTPESPELYMKGTTPPDLTPDLSPVPSRPSTPPHSPVPSKPAPRTKSTRFKRQSAVDDERGGGAEIQVLTEGRGGGGEGGGGRYLRANSWSEDKCSTRGGGGSSSRGGSRGSSRSTTPSVQDEARGGTGARTNGHKHASSNHKSREHSSSNHKPSARERWADCHSASWTSQRAPGDSLAHSRLLEQDEEKLSNYEMEMRPLQPMDSNSHKPRGAAEDRHSHSEVHPHTVQRQRGKNRERERDHGARASGGHSREGAALDSVQKLDSVRVGGDALEARPLRRDLTLSPPQKSSPIALEHDDENLTQLKANSGSSSILVVMVILLNIGVAILFIHFFI from the exons ATGTCCACTGGGGGCAGGTTCAACTTTGATGATGGGGGGTCATATTGTGGAGGGTGGGAGGAGGGCAAGGCCCATGGCCATGGTATCTGCACGGGACCCAAGGGCCAGGGAGAGTACGCCGGCTCCTGGAGCCACGGGTTTGAGGTACTGGGCGTCTATACCTGGCCCAGCGGCAACACCTACCAAGGCACCTGGGCGCAAGGCAAGCGCCATGGGATTGGGGTGGAGAACAAGGGAAAGTGGGTGTATAAGGGCGAGTGGACACACGGATTTAAGGGACGATACGGCGTCCGTGAGAGCACGGGCACTAGCGGCAAATACGAGGGCACGTGGAACAACGGCCTGCAGGACGGCTACGGCACGGAGACCTATTCAGACGGAG GCACATACCAGGGTCAATGGGTCGGCGGAATGCGCCACGGCTATGGCGTGCGGCAGAGCGTTCCGTATGGAATGGCGGCCGTCATCCGCTCGCCGTTACGCACCTCCATAAACTCGTTACGTTCTGAACACAGCAATGGCACCGCGCTGCTGGGCGGCAGTCTGGGTGAGCGGGCAGGCGTTGGCGTAGTCGGCGGCGGAGTGGGCGGAGTTGGTGGGGTGGGCAGCAGCCCTGCGGTATCTCGCGGCGGCTTTGTGCTGACGGCGCACAGCGAGGCCGAGCTGCTCAAAGGCAAGAAGAAAGGTCTGTTCCGCCGCTCGCTTCTCAGCGGCCTGAAACTGCGTAAGTCGGAGTCCAAGAGCTCTCTGGCCAGCCAGCGCAGCAAACAGAGCTCGTTCCGCAGCGAGGCGGGGATGAGCACCGTCAGCTCGGCCGCATCTGACATCAACTCCACCATCAGCCTGGGGGAGGGCGAGAGCGAGCTAGCGCCAGGGGAGGACGACGTAGACGCCACTACAACCGAGAGCTATGCCGGCGAGTGGAAAAACGACAAACGCACGGGCTGCGGCGTGAGCCGGCGCTCCGATGGCCTTCACTACCAGGGAGAGTGGCTGGGCAACCGTCGTCACGGCTATGGCTGCACCACCTTCCCCGACGGCACCAAGGAAGAAGGAAAGTATAAACAGAACGTGTTGGTGAGCGGCAAACGCAAGAACCTCATCCCATTACGCGCCAGCAAGATTCGTGAGAAGGTGGACCGTGCGGTGGAGGCCGCGGAAAAGGCGGCTGACATTGCCAAACAGAAGGCTGAGATTGCCTTGTCCAG GACAGCCCATGCGCGTGGCAAGGCGGAGGCGGCTGCAGCAGCAGCGCAGAAAGCCCAGGAGGAGTGCCGTTTGGCCAGGATCACCGCCAAAGAATTCTCCCCCTCCTTCCAACACCGTGGCAATG GGGTGGAATGTCAGAGGCCAAAGCACCAGAATTCCAGCGAGAACGACCTGGAGGTCATCTCAAGCGGAACGCCTGAAAGTCCTGAGCTCTACATGAAGGGCACCACACCACCTGacctgacccctgacctcagTCCGGTACCCAGCAGGCCCTCCACTCCTCCCCACAGCCCCGTCCCATCCAAACCCGCGCCTCGCACCAAGAGCACCCGCTTCAAGCGCCAGAGCGCCGTTGACGACGAGCGTGGTGGCGGCGCTGAGATCCAGGTGTTGACGGAGGGCaggggtggaggaggtgagggtggaggagggaggTACCTGAGGGCCAACAGCTGGAGCGAGGACAAGTGCTCCACGCGTGGCGGGGGCGGGAGCAGCAGCCGTGGGGGCAGCAGGGGCAGCAGCCGCTCCACCACACCTTCCGTGCAGGACGAGGCGCGGGGTGGGACCGGAGCCCGAACCAACGGACACAAGCACGCCTCCTCCAATCACAAGTCTCGGGAGCACAGCTCGTCCAATCACAAGCCTTCGGCGAGGGAGAGGTGGGCCGACTGTCACTCCGCCTCCTGGACGTCACAGCGGGCGCCGGGCGACAGCCTGGCTCATTCTCGCCTGCTCGAGCAGGACGAGGAGAAACTGAGCAATTACGAAATGGAAATGAGGCCGCTTCAGCCCATGGACTCCAATTCCCACAAGCCCCGGGGGGCAGCTGAGGACCGTCACAGCCACAGCGAAGTCCATCCTCACACAGTGCAGAGACAGCGGGGTAAAAATCGGGAGCGGGAGCGGGATCACGGAGCTCGGGCCTCAGGGGGGCACAGTAGAGAGGGGGCAGCCTTGGACTCAGTACAGAAGCTGGACAGTGTACGTGTGGGGGGGGACGCACTTGAGGCCCGGCCGTTGCGCAGGGACCTGACACTCTCACCCCCCCAGAAATCCTCACCCATTGCACTAGAACACGATGACGAGAATCTGACCCAGCTCAAGGCAAACTCG
- the jph3b gene encoding junctophilin-3 isoform X3 codes for MSTGGRFNFDDGGSYCGGWEEGKAHGHGICTGPKGQGEYAGSWSHGFEVLGVYTWPSGNTYQGTWAQGKRHGIGVENKGKWVYKGEWTHGFKGRYGVRESTGTSGKYEGTWNNGLQDGYGTETYSDGGTYQGQWVGGMRHGYGVRQSVPYGMAAVIRSPLRTSINSLRSEHSNGTALLGGSLGERAGVGVVGGGVGGVGGVGSSPAVSRGGFVLTAHSEAELLKGKKKGLFRRSLLSGLKLRKSESKSSLASQRSKQSSFRSEAGMSTVSSAASDINSTISLGEGESELAPGEDDVDATTTESYAGEWKNDKRTGCGVSRRSDGLHYQGEWLGNRRHGYGCTTFPDGTKEEGKYKQNVLVSGKRKNLIPLRASKIREKVDRAVEAAEKAADIAKQKAEIALSRTAHARGKAEAAAAAAQKAQEECRLARITAKEFSPSFQHRGNGVECQRPKHQNSSENDLEVISSGTPESPELYMKGTTPPDLTPDLSPVPSRPSTPPHSPVPSKPAPRTKSTRFKRQSAVDDERGGGAEIQVLTEGRGGGGEGGGGRYLRANSWSEDKCSTPRTNGHKHASSNHKSREHSSSNHKPSARERWADCHSASWTSQRAPGDSLAHSRLLEQDEEKLSNYEMEMRPLQPMDSNSHKPRGAAEDRHSHSEVHPHTVQRQRGKNRERERDHGARASGGHSREGAALDSVQKLDSVRVGGDALEARPLRRDLTLSPPQKSSPIALEHDDENLTQLKANSGSSSILVVMVILLNIGVAILFIHFFI; via the exons ATGTCCACTGGGGGCAGGTTCAACTTTGATGATGGGGGGTCATATTGTGGAGGGTGGGAGGAGGGCAAGGCCCATGGCCATGGTATCTGCACGGGACCCAAGGGCCAGGGAGAGTACGCCGGCTCCTGGAGCCACGGGTTTGAGGTACTGGGCGTCTATACCTGGCCCAGCGGCAACACCTACCAAGGCACCTGGGCGCAAGGCAAGCGCCATGGGATTGGGGTGGAGAACAAGGGAAAGTGGGTGTATAAGGGCGAGTGGACACACGGATTTAAGGGACGATACGGCGTCCGTGAGAGCACGGGCACTAGCGGCAAATACGAGGGCACGTGGAACAACGGCCTGCAGGACGGCTACGGCACGGAGACCTATTCAGACGGAG GCACATACCAGGGTCAATGGGTCGGCGGAATGCGCCACGGCTATGGCGTGCGGCAGAGCGTTCCGTATGGAATGGCGGCCGTCATCCGCTCGCCGTTACGCACCTCCATAAACTCGTTACGTTCTGAACACAGCAATGGCACCGCGCTGCTGGGCGGCAGTCTGGGTGAGCGGGCAGGCGTTGGCGTAGTCGGCGGCGGAGTGGGCGGAGTTGGTGGGGTGGGCAGCAGCCCTGCGGTATCTCGCGGCGGCTTTGTGCTGACGGCGCACAGCGAGGCCGAGCTGCTCAAAGGCAAGAAGAAAGGTCTGTTCCGCCGCTCGCTTCTCAGCGGCCTGAAACTGCGTAAGTCGGAGTCCAAGAGCTCTCTGGCCAGCCAGCGCAGCAAACAGAGCTCGTTCCGCAGCGAGGCGGGGATGAGCACCGTCAGCTCGGCCGCATCTGACATCAACTCCACCATCAGCCTGGGGGAGGGCGAGAGCGAGCTAGCGCCAGGGGAGGACGACGTAGACGCCACTACAACCGAGAGCTATGCCGGCGAGTGGAAAAACGACAAACGCACGGGCTGCGGCGTGAGCCGGCGCTCCGATGGCCTTCACTACCAGGGAGAGTGGCTGGGCAACCGTCGTCACGGCTATGGCTGCACCACCTTCCCCGACGGCACCAAGGAAGAAGGAAAGTATAAACAGAACGTGTTGGTGAGCGGCAAACGCAAGAACCTCATCCCATTACGCGCCAGCAAGATTCGTGAGAAGGTGGACCGTGCGGTGGAGGCCGCGGAAAAGGCGGCTGACATTGCCAAACAGAAGGCTGAGATTGCCTTGTCCAG GACAGCCCATGCGCGTGGCAAGGCGGAGGCGGCTGCAGCAGCAGCGCAGAAAGCCCAGGAGGAGTGCCGTTTGGCCAGGATCACCGCCAAAGAATTCTCCCCCTCCTTCCAACACCGTGGCAATG GGGTGGAATGTCAGAGGCCAAAGCACCAGAATTCCAGCGAGAACGACCTGGAGGTCATCTCAAGCGGAACGCCTGAAAGTCCTGAGCTCTACATGAAGGGCACCACACCACCTGacctgacccctgacctcagTCCGGTACCCAGCAGGCCCTCCACTCCTCCCCACAGCCCCGTCCCATCCAAACCCGCGCCTCGCACCAAGAGCACCCGCTTCAAGCGCCAGAGCGCCGTTGACGACGAGCGTGGTGGCGGCGCTGAGATCCAGGTGTTGACGGAGGGCaggggtggaggaggtgagggtggaggagggaggTACCTGAGGGCCAACAGCTGGAGCGAGGACAAGTGCTCCACGC CCCGAACCAACGGACACAAGCACGCCTCCTCCAATCACAAGTCTCGGGAGCACAGCTCGTCCAATCACAAGCCTTCGGCGAGGGAGAGGTGGGCCGACTGTCACTCCGCCTCCTGGACGTCACAGCGGGCGCCGGGCGACAGCCTGGCTCATTCTCGCCTGCTCGAGCAGGACGAGGAGAAACTGAGCAATTACGAAATGGAAATGAGGCCGCTTCAGCCCATGGACTCCAATTCCCACAAGCCCCGGGGGGCAGCTGAGGACCGTCACAGCCACAGCGAAGTCCATCCTCACACAGTGCAGAGACAGCGGGGTAAAAATCGGGAGCGGGAGCGGGATCACGGAGCTCGGGCCTCAGGGGGGCACAGTAGAGAGGGGGCAGCCTTGGACTCAGTACAGAAGCTGGACAGTGTACGTGTGGGGGGGGACGCACTTGAGGCCCGGCCGTTGCGCAGGGACCTGACACTCTCACCCCCCCAGAAATCCTCACCCATTGCACTAGAACACGATGACGAGAATCTGACCCAGCTCAAGGCAAACTCG